The stretch of DNA CGGTTCCTATCGCGAAAGGAGTGTATACATTTTCATAAGCCACATGCATCGTCATCCCTCTTAACGCATGATCCAAATTGTGACAATGATCCATCCATAGTCCGGGATTATTTGCCAAGAAAGCAACTTCA from Pueribacillus theae encodes:
- a CDS encoding multicopper oxidase domain-containing protein — translated: MANNPGLWMDHCHNLDHALRGMTMHVAYENVYTPFAIGTETGNSPE